One genomic window of Myxococcales bacterium includes the following:
- a CDS encoding ABC transporter permease, with protein sequence MRASYREPGGLFWTYGFPIIMSLVLGLAFRARAPEPAHVAIADGPRAAWLAERLAGGREVVATVSPAARAENDLRVGKVDVLVVGEADGTVTYRYDESRAEARLARALADRELQRAAGATPAVGSRDELVTEVGARYIDFLLPGLLGLSLMSTGFWGIGFSLAEMRGKKLLKRIVATPMRRSDFLASFLIVRVVLLAIELPPLLIFARLLFSITVRGSPLAFLVVVLLGAMMFATMGLAMASRAENPQIVSGLINVLSFPMYLCSGVFFSAARFPGRVQPVIRLLPLSALNEALRAVMIDGAGFAEIGRQLLVMAVWLAVSFALAMRLFKWR encoded by the coding sequence ATGCGTGCGTCCTACAGGGAGCCGGGCGGCCTCTTCTGGACCTACGGGTTCCCCATCATCATGTCGCTCGTGCTCGGCCTCGCGTTCCGCGCGCGCGCCCCCGAGCCAGCGCATGTCGCGATCGCCGACGGCCCGCGCGCGGCGTGGCTCGCGGAGCGGCTCGCGGGCGGTCGCGAGGTGGTGGCCACGGTCTCGCCGGCGGCCCGCGCCGAGAACGACCTGCGCGTCGGGAAGGTGGACGTCCTCGTCGTCGGTGAGGCGGACGGCACCGTGACCTACCGCTACGACGAGAGTCGAGCCGAGGCCAGGCTCGCGCGGGCCCTCGCTGATCGCGAGCTCCAGCGCGCCGCGGGCGCGACCCCCGCGGTCGGCTCGCGCGACGAGCTCGTCACCGAGGTGGGTGCACGCTACATCGATTTCCTGCTGCCCGGGCTCCTCGGCCTGAGCCTCATGTCGACGGGCTTCTGGGGCATCGGCTTCTCCCTCGCCGAGATGCGCGGCAAGAAGCTGCTGAAGCGCATCGTCGCGACGCCGATGCGTCGCAGCGATTTTCTCGCGTCGTTCCTCATCGTGCGGGTCGTCCTGCTGGCGATCGAGCTGCCACCCCTGCTCATCTTCGCGAGGCTGCTCTTCTCGATCACGGTACGCGGCTCGCCGCTCGCCTTCCTCGTGGTGGTCCTGCTCGGCGCGATGATGTTCGCGACCATGGGCCTCGCGATGGCCTCGCGCGCGGAGAACCCGCAGATCGTCAGCGGGCTCATCAACGTGCTCTCGTTCCCGATGTACCTCTGCTCGGGAGTGTTCTTCTCGGCAGCCCGGTTCCCGGGGCGGGTGCAGCCCGTGATTCGCCTCCTGCCGCTCTCGGCGCTGAACGAGGCGCTCCGCGCGGTCATGATCGACGGCGCGGGCTTCGCCGAGATTGGGCGTCAGCTGCTCGTCATGGCCGTCTGGCTCGCTGTGTCGTTCGCGTTGGCGATGCGGCTGTTCAAGTGGCGCTAG
- a CDS encoding FHA domain-containing protein — protein MDEAVARSPAARVAKWLLGAGRAPEAVALLSACAATGNNDKESHELLAEALRIDPSSPLAKLAFERMEGIQAGDHAPLEDAIAVWTPAEIGRLEREIAKPAFRRAQVGFNNNVKYKGLVFHIQTEDSGLDKPHLITHLFADGGRVIKSHKRSYAHAVHREDIAPFVRALMKGQHMEMAILLRTGTFDPVIEGRAVGGMEVLEHDPVVEVQKLAAKEPKGAPKPPPVAAHAPPVPSKAPPLPPEARRAAAPPKARATVRLRVLRGAPQGPQVYEGTSREVVLGRSGEVPLHGDRFCHPREAVLRVDGAQVYLCDLEAGNGVFLRVRRPVELEPGDQFIVGDQVLTVEMNPQADDGPSAGPTYFYSSPKWPSSFRLVQLFEGGGRGACVLARGTTMQLGREVGDFVFPNDPLVGEPHCLVEEQAGAILLTDLGSQSGVFVKIKGDELVVPGDEIIVGRTRLLLEALA, from the coding sequence ATGGACGAGGCAGTCGCGCGGTCGCCCGCGGCCAGGGTGGCCAAGTGGCTCCTTGGGGCGGGGAGAGCCCCCGAAGCGGTGGCGCTCCTCAGCGCCTGCGCGGCCACCGGGAACAACGACAAGGAGAGCCACGAGCTGCTCGCCGAGGCGCTCCGCATCGATCCGAGCTCACCGCTCGCCAAGCTCGCGTTCGAGCGCATGGAGGGCATCCAGGCGGGTGATCACGCGCCGCTGGAGGACGCGATCGCGGTGTGGACGCCCGCCGAGATCGGCCGGCTGGAGCGCGAGATCGCCAAGCCCGCCTTCCGCCGGGCGCAGGTCGGCTTCAACAACAACGTCAAGTACAAGGGCCTCGTCTTCCACATCCAGACGGAGGACTCCGGCCTCGACAAGCCGCACCTCATCACGCACCTGTTCGCGGACGGCGGCCGCGTCATCAAGAGCCACAAGCGCAGCTATGCGCACGCGGTTCACCGGGAAGACATCGCCCCGTTCGTGCGCGCCCTCATGAAGGGCCAGCATATGGAAATGGCCATCCTGCTCCGCACGGGCACCTTCGATCCGGTGATCGAGGGGCGCGCGGTGGGCGGCATGGAGGTGCTGGAGCACGACCCCGTCGTCGAGGTTCAGAAGCTCGCCGCGAAGGAGCCGAAGGGCGCCCCAAAGCCACCGCCGGTCGCCGCGCACGCGCCGCCCGTGCCCTCGAAGGCCCCGCCGCTCCCGCCCGAGGCGCGCCGCGCCGCTGCTCCGCCGAAGGCTCGCGCGACGGTGCGGCTCCGGGTGCTGCGCGGGGCTCCGCAGGGCCCCCAGGTCTACGAAGGTACCTCTCGCGAGGTCGTTCTGGGTCGCTCCGGCGAGGTCCCTCTGCACGGCGACAGGTTCTGTCACCCGCGCGAGGCCGTGCTCCGCGTCGACGGCGCGCAGGTGTATCTGTGCGACCTCGAGGCCGGGAACGGCGTGTTCCTCCGGGTTCGGCGGCCTGTCGAGCTCGAGCCTGGCGACCAGTTCATCGTCGGCGATCAGGTGCTCACGGTCGAGATGAACCCGCAGGCGGACGACGGGCCTTCGGCCGGCCCCACCTACTTCTACTCGTCGCCCAAGTGGCCCTCGTCGTTCCGCCTCGTGCAGCTCTTCGAGGGCGGCGGCCGAGGCGCGTGCGTGCTCGCGCGCGGCACGACCATGCAGCTCGGCCGTGAGGTGGGCGATTTCGTGTTCCCAAACGACCCGCTGGTCGGCGAGCCGCACTGCCTCGTCGAGGAGCAGGCGGGCGCGATCCTGCTCACCGACCTCGGCTCGCAGTCGGGGGTGTTCGTGAAGATCAAGGGTGACGAGCTGGTCGTCCCCGGCGACGAAATCATCGTTGGGCGCACGCGCCTGCTCCTCGAGGCCCTCGCCTGA
- a CDS encoding DUF2083 domain-containing protein translates to MRRQKGLSQAALAERLGVSASYLNLIENNRRPLPAPLLIKLAQLFELDLHAFATDEDARLVADLTEAFADPLFEDEDLTSVDVREMAAASPAASRAVLSLYRAYQASRATTDDLSSRLVGGEDLGLVDRSHLPTEEVSDFVQRMWNFVPELEASAEQLWRDAGLRTEELYPGLLRYLEREHGVAVEIARSGSERGILRRFDAAQKRLVLSELLPTRTRTFQVAHQIGLLTQRAALDRLSNDPRLTTAESRALARVSLANYFAGAVLMPYEPFISACREERYDLDVIGRRFKVGFEQVCHRLTTLRRPGSEGVPFHMIRIDVAGNISKRFSASGIRFARFSGACPRWNIFSAFLTPGMIRIQMSRMPDGEAYFCLARTIQKDSGGYHAQKPVQAIGLGCRLNYAKELVYSDGIDLANPDTCVPVGVTCRLCERTGCEQRAFPSLRHPLTVLENVRGVSLYSPARTEEE, encoded by the coding sequence ATGCGCCGTCAGAAGGGGCTCAGCCAGGCGGCGCTCGCCGAGCGGCTTGGCGTGTCGGCGAGCTACCTGAACCTCATCGAGAACAACCGCAGGCCGCTGCCCGCGCCGCTGCTCATCAAGCTGGCGCAGCTCTTCGAGCTCGACCTCCACGCGTTCGCGACCGACGAGGACGCGCGCTTGGTGGCCGACCTCACCGAGGCGTTCGCCGATCCGCTCTTCGAAGACGAGGATCTCACGTCCGTCGACGTGCGCGAGATGGCGGCGGCGAGCCCCGCGGCGTCGCGCGCCGTACTCTCGCTCTACCGGGCCTACCAGGCCTCGCGTGCCACGACCGACGACCTCTCGAGCCGGCTCGTCGGCGGCGAGGACCTCGGGCTCGTGGACCGCTCGCACCTGCCGACCGAGGAGGTCTCCGACTTCGTCCAGCGCATGTGGAACTTCGTGCCCGAGCTCGAGGCGAGCGCGGAGCAGCTCTGGCGCGACGCGGGCCTCCGCACCGAGGAGCTCTATCCGGGCCTGCTCCGTTACCTGGAGCGCGAGCACGGCGTCGCCGTGGAGATCGCGCGTTCGGGCTCGGAGCGGGGCATCTTGCGACGCTTCGACGCCGCCCAGAAGCGGCTCGTGCTCTCCGAGCTCCTGCCCACGCGCACGCGCACCTTCCAAGTGGCCCACCAGATCGGCCTGCTCACGCAGCGCGCGGCGCTCGATCGACTCTCGAACGATCCGCGGCTCACCACCGCCGAGTCACGGGCGCTCGCGCGGGTGTCGCTCGCGAACTACTTCGCCGGCGCCGTGCTGATGCCGTACGAGCCGTTCATCTCCGCGTGCCGCGAGGAGCGCTACGACCTCGACGTCATCGGGCGCCGCTTCAAGGTGGGCTTCGAGCAGGTGTGCCACCGCCTGACGACCCTCCGGCGGCCCGGCTCGGAGGGCGTGCCGTTCCACATGATCCGCATCGACGTCGCGGGGAACATCTCGAAGCGCTTCAGCGCCTCGGGCATCCGCTTCGCGCGCTTCTCGGGGGCGTGCCCGCGCTGGAACATCTTCAGCGCGTTCCTCACGCCGGGCATGATCCGCATTCAAATGTCGCGCATGCCCGACGGCGAGGCCTACTTCTGTCTGGCGCGCACGATCCAGAAGGACTCGGGCGGGTACCACGCGCAAAAGCCGGTGCAGGCGATCGGCCTCGGATGCAGGCTTAACTACGCGAAAGAGCTCGTTTATTCCGACGGAATCGATCTCGCCAACCCGGACACCTGCGTCCCGGTTGGGGTGACCTGCCGGCTGTGCGAGCGCACCGGCTGCGAGCAGCGGGCGTTCCCGTCGCTTCGCCACCCGCTCACGGTGCTCGAGAATGTGCGCGGCGTGTCGCTGTACTCGCCCGCGCGGACGGAGGAGGAGTGA
- a CDS encoding PilZ domain-containing protein: MSDPNEHAERRVEERFATYVAVEIVGDGKRDRFGVSRDASTGGMKIATPSHFEVGAELTLRLHAPGAPPAELRATVLRVETSSRGSAEPWRYRLAVRFADPEAAAKFLAAEAKEP, from the coding sequence ATGAGCGACCCGAACGAGCACGCCGAACGTCGCGTCGAGGAGCGCTTTGCCACCTACGTCGCCGTAGAAATCGTGGGCGACGGGAAGCGCGACCGCTTCGGCGTCTCGCGCGACGCCAGCACGGGCGGAATGAAGATCGCGACGCCGAGTCACTTCGAGGTGGGCGCGGAGCTCACGCTGCGCCTCCACGCTCCCGGGGCCCCACCGGCGGAGCTGCGGGCGACCGTGCTCCGGGTGGAGACGTCGTCGCGGGGCTCGGCCGAGCCCTGGCGCTACCGCCTCGCCGTCCGGTTCGCCGATCCCGAGGCGGCCGCGAAGTTCCTCGCCGCAGAGGCCAAGGAGCCTTGA
- a CDS encoding protein kinase encodes MVCGKWRIVQHLRSTPTTATYAALHRNGAEVTLKILHSNLAGDKTLQARFRREAYVANTVPHPDAVKVIDDDETEDGCALLVMDHFEGDTLEELRIRKRGKLPYEQVAGYMEQLLDILAAAHDAGVVHRDLKPEAVLVTKQGRVKVHDFGTARVLTETANVHEMTAAGLVVGSPANMAPEQARGQRDLVDAQSDIFSLGALYFLLLSGRAVHEEESPLAALMAAASRPAPSLRTVVGVDVPDGVVEAVDRALAFMKVNRWPDARAFKAALRAGRGEMIDTFPQAGRRDPLADLMGSMKDGAALAVAFATGTQDDPGFAPDPSPPQAPQAARAPGAPLPPQAPQAARAPGAPLPPQAPKPHALQALRCLRRRRKPHALQALRCLRRRRKPHALQALRCLRRRRKPHALQALRCLRRRRKPHALQALRCLRRRRKPHALQALRCLRRRRKPHALQALRCLRRRRKPHARRRRGSRGRRPRDRRVLRCPRSRRRPRARLPFRTATAFGRALRLRRPSAHRAPRSRRTGRTARRPSAPSRPRRRAPRRTDRASRPTPAPEEAAILRPSACSRGSRASRKKTRPRSRARWIPSSARRSPKCGARRRRSEAPSLPHEWAPPSARASLPDPPRALPRWHRRPPLPAPPSSRGSHPDRPRGPGQSASRSPQRLPPPPPPPPPAIRATRRSSSRAARARRCPTRA; translated from the coding sequence ATGGTCTGTGGCAAGTGGCGCATCGTCCAGCACCTGCGCTCCACGCCCACGACGGCGACCTACGCGGCGCTGCACCGCAACGGGGCAGAGGTCACACTGAAGATCCTCCACTCGAACCTGGCGGGCGACAAGACCCTCCAGGCGCGGTTTCGGCGCGAAGCGTACGTCGCGAACACCGTCCCTCACCCGGACGCCGTGAAGGTCATCGACGACGACGAGACCGAGGACGGGTGTGCCCTCCTCGTGATGGACCACTTCGAGGGCGACACCCTCGAAGAGCTCCGCATCCGCAAGCGCGGCAAGCTGCCGTACGAGCAGGTCGCCGGGTACATGGAGCAGCTCCTCGACATCCTCGCGGCAGCGCACGACGCCGGGGTCGTGCACCGCGATCTGAAGCCCGAGGCGGTCCTCGTCACGAAGCAAGGTCGTGTAAAAGTTCATGATTTTGGGACCGCCCGCGTCCTCACCGAGACCGCGAACGTCCACGAGATGACCGCCGCGGGCCTCGTCGTAGGCTCCCCCGCGAACATGGCGCCGGAGCAGGCGCGCGGGCAGCGCGATCTCGTGGACGCCCAGAGCGACATTTTCTCGCTCGGCGCGCTGTATTTCCTGCTGCTCTCCGGGCGCGCGGTCCACGAGGAGGAGAGCCCGCTCGCCGCGCTCATGGCCGCCGCGAGCCGGCCGGCCCCGAGCCTCCGCACGGTGGTGGGCGTCGACGTGCCGGACGGCGTCGTCGAGGCCGTCGATCGCGCCCTCGCGTTCATGAAGGTCAATCGCTGGCCCGACGCGCGCGCGTTCAAGGCCGCCCTGCGCGCGGGTCGTGGGGAGATGATCGACACGTTCCCGCAAGCGGGGCGGCGCGATCCGCTCGCCGACCTCATGGGCAGCATGAAGGACGGCGCGGCGCTCGCCGTCGCCTTCGCGACCGGCACGCAGGACGACCCGGGCTTCGCGCCCGATCCGTCGCCTCCGCAGGCGCCGCAAGCCGCACGCGCTCCAGGCGCTCCGCTGCCTCCGCAGGCGCCGCAAGCCGCACGCGCTCCAGGCGCTCCGCTGCCTCCGCAGGCGCCCAAGCCGCACGCGCTCCAGGCGCTCCGCTGCCTCCGCAGGCGCCGCAAGCCGCACGCGCTCCAGGCGCTCCGCTGCCTCCGCAGGCGCCGCAAGCCGCACGCGCTCCAGGCGCTCCGCTGCCTCCGCAGGCGCCGCAAGCCGCACGCGCTCCAGGCGCTCCGCTGCCTCCGCAGGCGCCGCAAGCCGCACGCGCTCCAGGCGCTCCGCTGCCTCCGCAGGCGCCGCAAGCCGCACGCGCTCCAGGCGCTCCGCTGCCTCCGCAGGCGCCGCAAGCCGCACGCGCTCCAGGCGCTCCGCTGCCTCCGCAGGCGCCGCAAGCCGCACGCCCGCCGCCGTCGCGGGTCTCGGGGCCGCAGGCCGCGCGACCGCCGGGTGCTCCGCTGCCCCCGCAGCCGTCGCAGACCGCGGGCCCGCCTCCCCTTCAGGACCGCGACAGCGTTCGGCCGCGCGCTGCGCCTACGCCGTCCGAGCGCCCACCGCGCGCCGCGGTCGCGACGCACGGGACGAACCGCCCGCCGCCCCTCCGCGCCGTCCCGTCCACGCCGCCGCGCGCCCCGGAGGACCGACCGAGCTTCGCGCCCGACTCCGGCCCCGGAGGAGGCGGCTATCTTGCGCCCGTCGGCGTGCAGCCGTGGCAGCAGAGCGTCGAGGAAGAAGACGCGCCCACGATCGCGGGCCCGATGGATCCCGAGCTCAGCGCGGCGCTCGCCCAAGTGCGGGGCGAGGCGGCGGCGATCCGAGGCGCCGTCGCTCCCCCACGAGTGGGCCCCACCGAGCGCCCGAGCGTCGCTCCCAGACCCGCCCCGAGCGCTCCCGCGGTGGCACCGCAGACCCCCGCTGCCCGCCCCGCCGTCGTCGCGAGGCAGCCATCCCGACAGGCCTCGGGGCCCGGGTCAGAGCGCCAGCCGCTCGCCTCAGCGCCTTCCGCCCCCGCCGCCCCCGCCGCCTCCGGCGATCCGCGCTACTCGACGGTCGTCATCCCGGGCAGCCCGGGCCAGGCGGTGCCCGACGCGCGCATGA
- a CDS encoding ABC transporter ATP-binding protein — translation MSGAALWTPRAGVGYRWGVSASPEPGSDTRSDSPAVLTSGLVKVFGETLAVAGLDLRVERGECFGLLGPNGAGKTTTVEILEGLLEPTDGVVQLFGKTWERDAAWLRERVGVSLQTTHLQEKLTVRETIGLFRAFFLDGRTVDETMALVRLTEKADARYETLSGGQKQRVAVACALVGNPALLFLDEPTTGLDPQSRRALWDVVTAFKAGGGSVLLTTHAMDEAEKLCDRVAVVDHGKVIACGTPNELIESLGAKEVIEVRLEARPSSASPATEDRVAIDEGPSPAVDGRDPLRASLRAAEGVVSLREDAGVLTLTVTQLHAALPGILALFERYAEQVASLGTHRATLEDVFIDLTGRQLRE, via the coding sequence ATGAGCGGAGCGGCGCTCTGGACGCCGCGGGCTGGTGTGGGCTATCGGTGGGGGGTGTCCGCGTCCCCCGAGCCTGGTTCCGACACGCGCTCCGACAGCCCGGCGGTGCTCACTTCGGGGCTCGTGAAGGTCTTCGGGGAGACCCTCGCGGTCGCCGGCCTCGACCTGCGGGTCGAGCGGGGCGAGTGCTTCGGGTTGCTGGGGCCGAACGGCGCGGGGAAGACCACGACGGTCGAGATCCTGGAGGGGCTCCTCGAGCCCACGGACGGCGTCGTGCAGCTCTTCGGGAAGACCTGGGAGCGGGACGCCGCCTGGCTGCGGGAGCGCGTGGGCGTGTCTCTCCAGACCACCCACCTGCAGGAGAAGCTCACCGTGAGAGAGACCATCGGTCTCTTTCGTGCGTTCTTCCTCGACGGCCGTACGGTGGACGAGACCATGGCGCTCGTGCGCCTCACCGAGAAGGCCGACGCCCGCTACGAGACCCTCTCCGGCGGGCAGAAGCAGCGCGTCGCGGTCGCCTGCGCGCTGGTCGGGAACCCGGCGCTGCTCTTCCTCGACGAGCCCACGACGGGGCTCGACCCCCAGTCCCGCCGAGCCCTCTGGGACGTCGTCACCGCCTTCAAGGCGGGGGGCGGGTCGGTGCTGCTCACCACCCACGCGATGGACGAGGCGGAGAAGCTCTGCGATCGCGTCGCGGTCGTCGACCACGGCAAGGTCATCGCGTGCGGGACCCCCAACGAGCTCATCGAGTCGCTTGGCGCAAAAGAGGTCATCGAGGTGCGTCTCGAGGCGCGGCCCTCGAGCGCGAGCCCCGCGACCGAGGACCGCGTCGCCATCGACGAGGGCCCGTCCCCTGCGGTCGACGGCCGCGACCCTCTCCGCGCGAGCCTCCGCGCGGCCGAGGGCGTGGTGTCGCTGCGCGAAGACGCGGGCGTGCTCACGCTCACGGTGACGCAGCTCCACGCCGCGCTGCCCGGGATCCTCGCCCTCTTCGAGCGGTACGCCGAACAGGTCGCGAGCCTCGGCACCCACCGCGCGACCCTCGAGGACGTGTTCATCGACCTCACCGGCAGGCAGCTCCGTGAGTGA
- the pgi gene encoding glucose-6-phosphate isomerase, protein MPRLTDNPSYAALREHHRAEGASLVMRELFDADPTRFSRYSKQAAGLLLDFSKNRVNDRTMERLFAVARGAGVEDRRRAMFAGEKLNVTEGRAVLHVALRRRSPDPVLVAGRDVMPDVRAVLAKMRDFTSRLESGAFAGHTGKKLTHLVNIGIGGSDLGPVMVTEALRPYARPGVTAHFVSNVDGTHLAEVLRKVDPESTLFIVASKTFTTQETLANARSAREWLIGRLGDPAAVAKHFVALSTNTEQVRAFGIDPANMFEFWDWVGGRYSLWSAIGLSIAATLGMDRFDELLDGAFAMDRHFQEAPLEDNLPVILALLGVWCTNFLGAETHAILPYDQYMHRFPAYFQQGDMESNGKRVDLDGAAVDYATGPVLWGEPGTNGQHAFYQLIHQGTRLVPCDFLVPALSQNPLGEHHDLLLSNFLAQTEALMRGKTEAEARAELEKRGLGPADVARLAPHKVFPGNRPTNSLVFERLDPKTLGALIALYEHKIFVQGVIWNVNSYDQWGVELGKELASRILPELRDPAEITSHDSSTNGLLAWLKARRAR, encoded by the coding sequence ATGCCTCGCCTCACCGACAACCCGAGCTACGCCGCACTTCGAGAGCACCACCGCGCCGAGGGCGCTTCGCTGGTGATGCGCGAGCTCTTCGACGCGGATCCGACGCGCTTCTCCCGCTATTCGAAGCAGGCCGCAGGCCTCCTCCTCGACTTCTCGAAGAACCGCGTGAACGACCGCACGATGGAGCGCCTCTTCGCGGTCGCGCGAGGGGCCGGCGTGGAGGACCGGCGTCGCGCGATGTTCGCTGGCGAGAAGCTGAACGTCACCGAGGGGCGCGCGGTGCTCCACGTCGCGCTCCGGCGCCGCAGCCCCGATCCCGTGCTCGTGGCGGGCCGCGACGTGATGCCCGACGTGCGCGCGGTGCTCGCGAAGATGCGCGATTTCACGTCCCGGCTCGAGTCGGGCGCGTTCGCCGGGCACACGGGCAAGAAGCTCACCCACCTCGTCAACATCGGCATCGGAGGGTCCGACCTCGGGCCCGTCATGGTGACCGAAGCGCTCCGCCCGTACGCGCGCCCCGGTGTCACCGCCCACTTCGTCTCCAACGTCGACGGCACGCACCTCGCCGAGGTTCTGCGGAAGGTCGACCCCGAGAGCACGCTGTTCATCGTCGCCTCGAAGACCTTCACCACCCAGGAGACCCTGGCGAACGCGCGGAGCGCCCGCGAGTGGCTGATCGGGCGGCTCGGCGACCCTGCCGCCGTCGCGAAGCACTTCGTCGCGCTGTCGACCAACACCGAGCAGGTGCGCGCCTTCGGCATCGACCCCGCGAACATGTTCGAGTTCTGGGACTGGGTCGGGGGTCGCTACTCGCTCTGGTCGGCGATCGGTCTGTCGATCGCCGCCACCCTCGGGATGGACCGCTTCGACGAGCTGCTCGACGGCGCGTTCGCGATGGACCGCCATTTCCAGGAGGCCCCGCTCGAGGACAACCTGCCCGTCATCCTCGCGCTGCTGGGTGTATGGTGCACGAATTTCCTCGGGGCCGAGACCCACGCCATCCTGCCGTACGACCAGTACATGCACCGCTTCCCAGCGTACTTCCAGCAGGGCGATATGGAGTCGAACGGCAAGCGCGTCGATCTCGACGGCGCGGCGGTCGACTACGCGACGGGCCCCGTTCTGTGGGGAGAGCCCGGCACGAACGGCCAGCACGCGTTCTACCAGCTCATCCACCAGGGCACGCGCCTCGTGCCGTGCGACTTCCTCGTGCCCGCGCTGAGCCAGAACCCGCTGGGCGAGCACCACGACCTCTTGCTCTCGAACTTCCTCGCCCAGACCGAGGCGCTCATGCGGGGCAAGACCGAGGCCGAGGCCCGCGCCGAGCTCGAGAAGCGAGGTCTCGGCCCCGCCGACGTCGCCCGGCTCGCGCCGCACAAGGTGTTCCCCGGCAACCGGCCCACGAACAGCCTGGTGTTCGAGCGGCTCGACCCCAAGACCCTCGGGGCGCTCATCGCGCTGTATGAGCACAAGATCTTCGTCCAGGGCGTGATCTGGAACGTGAACAGCTACGACCAGTGGGGCGTCGAGCTCGGAAAAGAGCTCGCGAGCCGCATTCTCCCGGAGCTGCGCGACCCGGCGGAGATCACCTCGCACGACAGCTCCACCAACGGCCTCCTCGCGTGGTTGAAGGCGCGCCGCGCCCGCTGA
- a CDS encoding S-adenosylmethionine decarboxylase, which translates to MAHGRHIKVLGRGSAALMGNAANVEAMLRSLIDILGMRILDKPHMYEVETEIAKLGVEPFEDEGGVTGVCVLSTSHCSIHTWPLRPFFVMDVYSCRDFDGVEVERHLRAALGAYDLQVTDVSAALEYKFESTPPRPELHA; encoded by the coding sequence ATGGCCCATGGTCGTCACATCAAGGTCCTCGGTCGCGGCTCCGCTGCGCTGATGGGGAATGCCGCCAACGTCGAGGCCATGCTGCGCTCGCTCATCGACATCCTCGGCATGCGCATCCTCGACAAGCCGCACATGTACGAGGTGGAGACCGAGATCGCGAAGCTCGGCGTGGAGCCCTTCGAGGACGAGGGGGGCGTCACGGGCGTCTGCGTGCTCTCCACGTCCCACTGCTCGATCCACACGTGGCCGCTGCGGCCGTTCTTCGTCATGGACGTCTACTCCTGCCGCGACTTCGACGGCGTAGAGGTCGAGCGGCACCTCCGCGCGGCGCTCGGCGCCTACGATCTCCAGGTCACCGACGTGTCGGCAGCGCTCGAGTACAAGTTCGAGAGCACGCCGCCGCGTCCCGAGCTCCACGCGTAG
- the aceA gene encoding isocitrate lyase: MSSTPSDLLAKRFEGIVRPYTPADVQKLRGSVKIEHTLARLGATRLWQLLHETPYVAALGALTGNMAVQHVRAGLQAIYLSGWQVAADANTSGQMYPDQSLYPVDSVPAVVKKLNLALQRADQIEHAEGKRLHDWFVPIMADAEAGFGGPLNAFELMKAMIEAGAAGVHFEDQLASEKKCGHMGGKVLVPTSQFIRTLVAARLAADVMDVPTLLVARTDADSAKLLTSDVDERDHPFIQKGERTAEGFYKIKSGVETAIARGLAYAPYADLVWCETSTPDLAQAKQFAEGIHAKFPGKLLAYNCSPSFNWKKNLDDATIAKFQAELGAMGYKFQFVTLAGFHALNHGIFTLAKDYKARGMAAYSEFQTREFASEKDGYTATRHQREVGTGYFDQVAEVISGGKASTLALEDSTEAHQF; this comes from the coding sequence ATGTCCTCGACCCCGTCCGACCTCCTCGCCAAGCGCTTCGAAGGCATCGTCCGCCCCTACACCCCGGCCGACGTCCAGAAGCTGCGCGGCTCGGTCAAGATCGAGCACACGCTCGCCCGGCTGGGCGCCACGCGGCTCTGGCAGCTGCTCCACGAGACGCCCTACGTGGCGGCGCTCGGGGCGCTCACGGGCAACATGGCGGTGCAGCACGTGCGCGCGGGCCTCCAAGCCATCTACCTCTCCGGGTGGCAGGTCGCGGCCGACGCCAACACCTCCGGGCAGATGTACCCCGATCAGAGCCTCTACCCCGTCGACAGCGTGCCGGCCGTGGTGAAGAAGCTGAACCTCGCGCTCCAGCGCGCCGACCAGATCGAGCACGCCGAGGGCAAGCGCCTGCACGACTGGTTCGTGCCGATCATGGCGGACGCCGAGGCCGGCTTCGGCGGCCCGCTGAACGCCTTCGAGCTCATGAAGGCCATGATCGAGGCCGGCGCGGCGGGCGTGCACTTCGAGGACCAGCTCGCCAGCGAGAAGAAGTGCGGGCACATGGGCGGCAAGGTGCTCGTGCCCACGAGCCAGTTCATCCGCACCCTCGTCGCCGCGCGCCTCGCCGCCGACGTGATGGACGTGCCGACCCTCCTCGTGGCCCGCACCGACGCCGACAGCGCCAAGCTCCTCACGAGCGACGTGGACGAGCGCGACCACCCCTTCATCCAGAAGGGCGAGCGAACGGCCGAGGGCTTCTACAAGATCAAGAGCGGCGTCGAGACCGCGATCGCCCGCGGCCTCGCGTACGCCCCGTACGCGGACCTCGTGTGGTGCGAGACCTCGACCCCCGACCTCGCGCAGGCCAAGCAGTTCGCCGAAGGCATCCACGCCAAGTTCCCCGGCAAGCTCCTCGCGTACAACTGCTCGCCGTCGTTCAACTGGAAGAAGAACCTGGACGACGCGACCATCGCGAAGTTCCAGGCCGAGCTCGGCGCCATGGGCTACAAGTTCCAGTTCGTCACGCTCGCGGGCTTCCACGCGCTGAACCACGGCATCTTCACGCTCGCCAAGGACTACAAGGCGCGCGGCATGGCGGCCTACAGCGAGTTCCAGACGCGCGAGTTCGCGTCCGAGAAGGACGGCTACACCGCGACGCGCCACCAGCGCGAGGTCGGCACCGGCTACTTCGATCAGGTCGCCGAGGTCATCTCGGGCGGCAAGGCCTCGACCCTCGCGCTCGAGGACTCGACCGAGGCTCATCAGTTCTAG